The Coregonus clupeaformis isolate EN_2021a chromosome 8, ASM2061545v1, whole genome shotgun sequence genome has a segment encoding these proteins:
- the si:dkey-6n21.13 gene encoding P2Y purinoceptor 3 — MTTTMMDAPALNDDIIVEGVHRLLNSFSVNPSLPPSCSIDESYKYIFLPLCYSFTFLFSISLNFIILWRSFRRTKRWNASLIYMVNLASTDFMYGLSLPFLVASYVMRDRWVFGDYMCRLVRFLFYFNLYCSIFFLTCISVHRYLGICYPMRTITLETKRAVKGTCVLVWGVVFALTCPIFRFAQTGHVMRGVGGEAMAINGNNTGTVSSNGTGEVETYQNCWDDAIDKEFQDYVPYGIILHLLGFFLPFSIIAWCYSHVVLTIFRTLRSQPQSQRGRGEGGGGGGRGGGMRGNGAGVGGGGALQGGGEGMSIVLGAHSPYAHRRRKSIKTIITITLLFALCFFPFHVTRTIFLVLKVKKGVPCHTMTMVSMCYKITRPLASFNAWLNALLYFLTKEKGGGARCCPPPDTTAANQQHGLLWPLRKLGRAGDEEEGGNRGEEGGVVNNKGNNKETNKTPVHLFRGMTKSKVRYTVE; from the coding sequence atgacaacaacaatgATGGACGCCCCTGCGCTCAATGATGACATTATTGTCGAAGGAGTACACCGCCTCCTTAACTCCTTCTCTGTCaatccctcgctccctccctcctgcaGCATCGACGAGTCCTACAAGTACATTTTCCTCCCTCTGTGCTACTCCTTCACCTTCCTCTTCTCTATCTCCCTCAACTTTATCATTCTCTGGCGTTCCTTCAGACGCACCAAGCGTTGGAACGCCTCCCTCATCTACATGGTCAACCTAGCCTCCACAGACTTCATGTATGGGTTGTCGCTCCCCTTCCTGGTGGCTAGCTATGTGATGCGTGACCGATGGGTCTTTGGGGACTACATGTGCCGATTGGTCCGTTTTCTTTTCTATTTCAACCTGTATTGTTCTATATTCTTCCTGACGTGTATATCTGTCCATCGCTACCTGGGGATATGTTACCCTATGAGGACCATTACACTGGAGACTAAGAGAGCGGTCAAGGGGACGTGTGTGTTGGTGTGGGGGGTTGTCTTCGCCCTTACGTGCCCCATATTCCGGTTCGCCCAAACAGGCCACGTGATGAGAGGTGTAGGGGGCGAGGCTATGGCGATTAACGGTAATAATACCGGCACCGTTAGTAGTAACGGTACTGGGGAGGTGGAAACGTATCAGAACTGTTGGGACGATGCCATCGATAAGGAGTTCCAAGACTATGTTCCATATGGAATCATCCTACATCTTCTAGGGTTCTTTCTCCCGTTCTCTATCATCGCCTGGTGCTACTCACATGTGGTTCTGACAATATTCCGGACCCTGCGCTCCCAACCCCAGTCACAgcgaggcagaggagagggaggaggaggtgggggacgTGGAGGAGGAATGAGAGGGAATGGAGCtggagttggaggaggaggagcacttcagggaggaggagaggggatgtcGATAGTTCTCGGCGCCCACTCTCCATACGCCCACCGACGGCGTAAATCCATCAagaccatcatcaccatcacactCCTCTTCGCCCTCTGCTTCTTCCCCTTCCACGTCACCAGGACTATCTTCCTCGTCCTGAAAGTGAAGAAGGGTGTCCCGTGCCACACCATGACGATGGTATCCATGTGTTATAAGATCACCCGGCCGCTGGCGTCTTTCAACGCCTGGCTCAACGCACTCCTCTACTTCCTCACCAAGGAGAAAGGGGGTGGCGCCCGCTGTTGCCCCCCGCCAGACACTACCGCAGCCAACCAGCAGCACGGGCTCCTCTGGCCACTGAGGAAGCTGGGAAGAGCAGGAGACGAGGAGGAGGGGGGCAACAGGGGCGAGGAGGGGGGCGTGGTCAATAACAAGGGTAACAACAAAGAGACTAATAAAACGCCTGTACATTTATTCAGAGGGATGACCAAATCCAAAGTGAGATATACTGTGGAATAA
- the si:dkey-6n21.12 gene encoding schwannomin-interacting protein 1: protein MEGEKERERERGEEKESDETEEEEKQSDEAEEEDDEDEDDEDAEGAALVWQEGSYGEDDLGLPIMHWEALSLRIAELEKQEEEKREKKIKSSSVLERGKKLSASRPEERERGKTLSMNRPGDREQGKNKESWEDGGEEDCNSRVTALTSRLSNQMNLQLCFINDSGSEEEEEDTGKKVSVKNSKMAGKNGPSVQVRQQPQFPAPPAAKSKSSGFKAALSALRNKLRTEQKQESPACCNPLLKNRRLDRSDLQAFSLKELNAHQNSLNKAIQDLSTELVVHLQTRDQLRTEQDAMLLEVQDMTSL, encoded by the exons atggagggagagaaggagagagagagggagcggggagaggagaaagagagcgacGAGACGGAGGAAGAGGAGAAACAGAGCGACGAGGCTGAAGAGGAagatgatgaggatgaggatgatgaagatgcgGAGGGAGCGGCGTTGGTGTGGCAGGAGGGGTCGTACGGAGAGGATGACCTGGGCCTACCCATAATGCATTGGGAGGCGCTGAGCCTGCGCATCGCAGAGCTGGAGAAACaagaagaggaaaagagagagaagaaaataaag TCTTCCAGTGTCCTGGAACGAGGGAAGAAATTGTCAGCGAGCCGgccggaggagagagagagagggaagacgcTGTCCATGAACCGGCCAGGAGACAGGGAGCAAGGGAAGAATAAGGAGAgctgggaggatggaggagaggaggactgcAATAGCCGCGTGACAGCCCTAACCTCTCG TCTTTCGAATCAGATGAACCTCCAGCTGTGCTTCATCAATGACAGTGGAAgcgaagaagaggaggaggatactGGCAAAAAAGTTAGCGTGaag AATTCCAAAATGGCTGGTAAGAACGGTCCCAGTGTGCAGGTGCGCCAGCAGCCCCAGTTCCCTGCCCCCCCTGCAGCCAAGAGCAAATCATCAGGCTTCAAGGCTGCACTGAGCGCACTCAGAAACAAGCTGAGGACCGAGCAGAAAcaggag AGCCCAGCTTGTTGTAATCCGCTGTTGAAGAATAGAAGACTGGACCGTAGTGACCTGCAAGCCTTCAGTCTCAAAGAGCTCAACGCCCATCAAAACTCGCTCAACAAGGCTATACAAG ACTTGAGCACAGAGCTGGTGGTTCACCTACAGACTCGGGACCAGCTGAGGACAGAACAGGATGCTATGCTGCTGGAGGTACAGGATATGACATCACTCTGA